A stretch of the Sphingosinithalassobacter tenebrarum genome encodes the following:
- a CDS encoding glycosyl transferase family protein: MLDRFAIGTDDNLAESGGIRVQYGGDWILWIDVVAREVTLFASICFLVGGIDDLAVDIVYATRQLPRRIFGARGGASPLGARGGEAPIAIFVPAWDEAAVIGAMLRTALARWGDARFRLYVGTYPNDRATIDAVARAAAGDDRIRLVIGSAPGPTTKADCLNTLWRALLRDEAVEGRCGAVLLHDAEDVVHPRELEVFARELARHDAVQLPVLPLPHPASPFISGHYCDEFAEAHGKNLLVRRMLGAGIPLAGTGCAIRRDMLARIAEARGGTPFDATSLTEDYELGLTMAAFGGSTALPRVHDPAEGLVAVRAYFPATLATAVRQKARWLTGIALAGWDRTGWAPPLAVADHWMRMRDRRATLAMPVLALAYCALLLWGTASGVHWISGTAPMLPDAVLGLLLTLNFANLLWRVVVRAGFVWHGYGWRQALLSLPRVIVANAIALLAARRAAFAYLRMLAGAPPRWDKTRHQFPDDPGQATA; the protein is encoded by the coding sequence ATGCTTGATCGTTTCGCGATTGGCACGGATGATAACCTCGCCGAATCGGGGGGAATTCGCGTGCAATATGGAGGAGACTGGATCCTCTGGATCGATGTCGTCGCGCGCGAAGTGACTCTGTTCGCCTCGATCTGTTTCCTGGTCGGCGGGATCGACGACCTCGCGGTCGACATCGTCTATGCCACCCGGCAGTTGCCGCGGCGGATTTTCGGCGCGCGCGGCGGTGCATCCCCCTTGGGCGCGCGTGGCGGCGAAGCGCCGATCGCGATCTTCGTCCCCGCCTGGGACGAAGCGGCGGTCATCGGCGCGATGCTGCGCACGGCACTGGCGCGGTGGGGCGATGCGCGCTTTCGCCTCTATGTCGGCACCTATCCCAATGATCGCGCGACGATCGACGCCGTCGCGAGGGCGGCGGCGGGCGATGACCGGATACGGCTGGTCATCGGCTCGGCGCCCGGCCCGACGACCAAGGCCGATTGCCTCAACACGTTGTGGCGCGCGCTGCTGCGCGACGAAGCGGTGGAGGGGCGCTGCGGCGCAGTGCTGCTCCACGATGCCGAGGATGTGGTGCATCCGCGCGAGCTGGAAGTGTTTGCGCGCGAACTGGCGCGGCATGACGCCGTGCAGCTTCCGGTTCTGCCGCTGCCGCATCCGGCGTCACCGTTCATTTCGGGCCATTATTGTGATGAATTCGCCGAGGCGCACGGCAAGAACCTGCTCGTGCGCCGCATGCTCGGCGCGGGCATTCCGCTCGCCGGCACCGGATGCGCCATCCGGCGCGACATGCTCGCGCGGATCGCCGAGGCGCGCGGCGGCACGCCGTTCGACGCGACCAGCCTGACCGAGGATTACGAACTCGGACTGACGATGGCCGCATTCGGCGGCAGCACCGCGCTGCCGCGCGTCCATGATCCGGCCGAGGGGCTGGTCGCGGTGCGGGCCTATTTTCCCGCGACGCTGGCGACGGCGGTTCGACAGAAGGCGCGCTGGCTGACCGGCATTGCGCTTGCGGGATGGGATCGCACCGGCTGGGCACCGCCCCTTGCCGTCGCCGATCACTGGATGCGGATGCGCGACCGGCGCGCGACGCTCGCAATGCCGGTGCTTGCGCTCGCCTATTGCGCGCTGCTGCTCTGGGGTACCGCTTCCGGCGTGCATTGGATCAGCGGCACCGCGCCCATGCTGCCCGATGCCGTGCTCGGGCTGTTGCTGACTCTCAATTTCGCCAATCTGCTCTGGCGGGTCGTCGTCCGTGCCGGTTTCGTCTGGCATGGCTATGGCTGGCGCCAGGCGTTGCTCTCGCTGCCGCGCGTCATCGTCGCCAATGCCATCGCGCTGCTTGCAGCGCGCCGTGCCGCCTTTGCCTATCTGCGGATGCTGGCCGGAGCGCCGCCGCGATGGGACAAGACGCGGCACCAGTTTCCCGACGATCCCGGGCAGGCGACGGCATGA
- a CDS encoding Ig-like domain-containing alpha-2-macroglobulin family protein, whose protein sequence is MRLAARAAILALVLAPLGAVAAFGDDAPEVVVATPGIGNGAIERFTVRFNEPMVPLGDPRAAGPFDVECPVGGQGRWVDQRTFVHEFANPLPGGVTCTFTIKDGLKSLSGYDVEGQDEFTVDSGGPIARAVLPSRWGGRIEEDQVFLIAANLPADPASVAENAYCAVEGIGERIPVDVLDKTLPARLIAELGTERWEVRSFLRDAGLPQALPENEADRAEAMQAVTALKCRRPLPPGRDVSLVWGKDIESASGRAAGSDQRFDFTVRQPFTARWECSRVNPQAGCNPVQDAHVVFTSQVPRELAGAIRLRTPDGKEIAPNLSEEDQRQQTLSRVTFAGPLPADTTASLVMPEGLKDESGRALSNSERFPLEVRIDERPPLVKFAAEFGILELSEGGVLPVTVRNVEAQLKGQMGSVAGQRLRVDGSDAEVARWLRTVEDADDYRYETVTRGDEEVRVNHTGDEPVLTGDAGNPFNIDLPGEGKQFEVVGIPLTDPGFYVVELASPRLGEALLGRDATRYVATAALVTNMTVHFKWGRDKSLVWVTSLDGGRGVGSAQVQISDSCTGQLLARGTTDESGRLAVPPGLPEPESWGNCEEYSNSHPLMISARKDGDFSFTLTSWGEGIRPYDFDLPYGWSQQESIFHTVFDRALVRQGETVHMKHIVRKPVAAGFAGTPGFTGTLRLSHRGSDTKFELPLTIDAQGIGETTWNVPQGAPMGDYDLIVETEGDRIWTEQSVRVDEYRLPTMQATVSGPDEAVVQPKSLPVDLYVGYLSGGAAPNLPVEVRVGYFEGLRAPSGYDGFRFGGRAMTEGVRPMDGDGEDITPDLPPTQTIPVTLGRDGTARTTIDVPATVEGDTQLVVEMDYPDANGEVLTASRRIPVYGSAVRLGVRTDGWMMKEDDLRLKFIALDTDGKPIANQRVSVELYSREILTARRRLIGGFYAYDNQMKTTKLRETCSTRTNELGFAECAMDPGVSGEVYAVASTEDAEGNVARATQSVWLAGEDDWWFGGDNGDRMDVLPEKTEYAAGETARFQVRMPFREATALVTIEREGVLSSFVVGLSGKDPVVEVPMPGGYAPDVYVSVLAVRGRVDGWSLWSANVARDWNLPFFRRDAAKPTATVDLAKPAYRLGIARVKVGWQSHRLDVEVKANSDSYAPRDRATVDVTVKTPEGKPASSANLAFVAVDEALLQLAPNDSWNVLDAMMGERPLSVLTSTAQMQVVGKRHYGRKAVAAGGGGGGPGDLSGLNRTNFEPVLLWKGRVDLDANGHARLQVPLSDALSAFRLVAVATDGTQLFGTGSASVRTQQDLSIYAGVPPMVRTGDKFSAMFTLRNGSDKPMKVTANVALSPAIATGRPLTVDIPAGGAVPVSWNLVAPDADGQLRWTVSARSADGKATDRISVTQQVAWAVPVETWAATLARVGDGTDFPVTPPAGALPGRGSVDIRLTDTLSPPLAGVRDYMMRYPYNCFEQRLSRIIVTGNVPAWNRLSGEIPAFLDDEGLLRYFAYENLRGSEALTAYVLSITAEAGLPVPADSKAKMIAAMKAVLDGRLRHEDYGDVRLQRIAAFAALARNGEATPAMLGQIGMTPADMPTSTLADYLMALGKVPGLANGAQLRAAGEAELRKRLVYEGTRIDLSDKGAMPWWLMASNDQAAIKALLAALGRPGWQEEMAKMMVGVSMRQQRGHWDTTTANAWGAVAARKFDAAYPASAVQGTTVARFGSGTRRLEWPLAEPQRAFSLPLPNSATPLRMTQTGGAGPWAMVQVKAAVPLTEGVNAGYKMTRKTEVVQASDPNRLGRGDVVKVTITVEASAARNWVVISDPVPAGAQVLGGLGGQSELLRAQADSGSGVQPSYVERGQEAWRAYFRWVPRGSFTVSYVMRLNNAGEFHLPPSRVEAMYSPEIFAALPNQTVTVAQR, encoded by the coding sequence ATGAGACTCGCAGCCCGCGCCGCCATTTTGGCGCTTGTTCTGGCGCCACTGGGTGCCGTCGCCGCCTTCGGTGACGATGCTCCCGAAGTCGTGGTTGCGACGCCCGGCATCGGCAATGGCGCGATCGAGCGCTTCACGGTCCGCTTCAACGAACCGATGGTCCCCCTAGGCGATCCGCGCGCGGCGGGCCCGTTCGACGTGGAATGCCCGGTCGGCGGACAGGGCCGCTGGGTCGATCAGCGCACCTTCGTCCATGAATTCGCCAATCCCCTGCCCGGCGGCGTCACCTGCACTTTCACGATCAAGGACGGGCTGAAGAGCCTCTCTGGCTATGACGTCGAGGGGCAGGACGAATTCACCGTCGACAGCGGCGGCCCGATCGCGCGCGCGGTGCTGCCGAGCCGCTGGGGCGGGCGCATCGAAGAGGACCAGGTATTCCTGATCGCCGCCAACCTGCCCGCCGATCCGGCGTCGGTGGCCGAAAACGCCTATTGCGCGGTTGAAGGCATCGGCGAGCGGATTCCCGTGGACGTCCTCGACAAGACTCTGCCCGCGCGGCTGATCGCGGAGCTCGGCACCGAACGCTGGGAAGTACGCAGCTTCCTGCGCGATGCCGGCCTGCCGCAAGCACTGCCCGAGAACGAAGCCGATCGCGCCGAAGCGATGCAGGCAGTGACTGCGCTCAAGTGCCGCCGCCCGCTGCCGCCCGGGCGCGACGTCTCGCTCGTCTGGGGCAAGGATATCGAAAGCGCTTCGGGGCGCGCGGCGGGAAGCGACCAGCGGTTCGACTTCACCGTGCGCCAGCCCTTCACCGCGCGCTGGGAATGTTCGCGCGTCAATCCGCAGGCCGGGTGCAATCCGGTGCAGGACGCGCATGTCGTCTTCACTTCCCAGGTCCCGCGCGAGCTCGCCGGAGCGATCCGGCTGCGTACGCCCGACGGCAAGGAAATCGCGCCCAATCTGTCCGAGGAGGACCAGCGCCAGCAGACGCTCTCGCGCGTCACCTTCGCCGGGCCGCTGCCCGCCGACACCACCGCCAGCCTGGTGATGCCCGAGGGGCTGAAGGACGAAAGCGGCCGCGCGCTTTCCAACAGTGAGCGCTTTCCGCTCGAGGTCCGCATCGACGAGCGCCCGCCGCTGGTGAAATTCGCCGCCGAATTCGGCATTCTCGAGCTGAGCGAAGGCGGCGTGCTGCCGGTGACGGTGCGCAATGTCGAAGCCCAGCTCAAGGGGCAGATGGGGTCGGTCGCCGGCCAGCGGCTGCGCGTCGACGGCTCCGACGCCGAAGTCGCGCGCTGGCTGCGCACCGTCGAGGACGCCGACGATTATCGCTATGAAACCGTCACGCGCGGCGACGAGGAAGTGCGCGTCAACCACACCGGCGACGAACCCGTCCTGACGGGCGATGCGGGAAATCCGTTCAACATCGACCTGCCCGGCGAAGGCAAGCAGTTCGAAGTCGTCGGCATTCCGCTGACCGATCCGGGTTTCTATGTCGTCGAACTGGCCAGCCCGCGGCTGGGCGAAGCGCTGCTCGGCCGCGACGCCACACGCTATGTCGCCACCGCGGCGCTCGTCACCAACATGACGGTCCATTTCAAATGGGGCCGCGACAAGTCGCTGGTCTGGGTGACGTCGCTCGACGGCGGGCGCGGTGTCGGGTCCGCGCAGGTGCAGATTTCCGACAGCTGCACCGGACAGCTGCTCGCGCGCGGCACGACCGACGAATCGGGCCGCCTGGCGGTGCCGCCGGGCCTTCCCGAGCCCGAAAGCTGGGGCAATTGCGAGGAATATTCGAACAGCCACCCGCTGATGATCTCGGCGCGCAAGGATGGCGATTTCAGCTTCACGCTGACCAGCTGGGGCGAAGGCATCCGCCCCTATGATTTCGACCTTCCCTATGGCTGGAGCCAGCAGGAATCGATTTTCCACACCGTGTTCGACCGCGCGCTCGTGCGCCAGGGCGAGACGGTGCACATGAAGCATATCGTGCGCAAACCCGTCGCCGCCGGGTTCGCCGGTACGCCGGGTTTCACCGGCACGCTTCGCCTGTCGCATCGCGGATCGGACACGAAGTTCGAGCTGCCGCTGACGATCGACGCGCAGGGCATCGGCGAAACCACCTGGAACGTGCCGCAAGGCGCGCCGATGGGCGATTATGACCTGATCGTCGAAACCGAAGGCGACAGGATCTGGACCGAGCAATCGGTGCGCGTCGACGAATATCGCCTGCCGACGATGCAGGCGACGGTAAGCGGCCCCGACGAGGCGGTGGTGCAGCCCAAATCGCTCCCGGTCGATCTCTATGTCGGCTATCTTTCGGGCGGCGCGGCGCCCAATCTGCCGGTCGAAGTGCGCGTCGGCTATTTCGAGGGGCTGCGCGCGCCCTCTGGCTATGACGGCTTTCGCTTCGGCGGGCGCGCGATGACTGAGGGCGTGCGGCCGATGGACGGCGACGGCGAGGACATCACCCCCGATCTGCCGCCCACCCAAACCATCCCGGTGACGCTGGGTCGCGACGGCACCGCGCGCACGACGATCGACGTGCCCGCCACGGTGGAGGGCGATACGCAGCTGGTGGTCGAGATGGACTATCCCGACGCCAACGGCGAAGTGCTGACCGCCTCGCGCCGCATCCCGGTCTATGGTTCGGCGGTGCGCCTGGGCGTCAGGACCGACGGCTGGATGATGAAGGAGGACGATCTGCGCCTCAAATTCATCGCGCTCGATACCGACGGCAAGCCGATCGCCAATCAGCGAGTCAGCGTCGAGCTCTACAGCCGCGAGATATTGACCGCGCGGCGGCGGCTGATCGGCGGCTTCTATGCCTATGACAACCAGATGAAGACGACGAAGCTGCGCGAGACGTGCAGCACGCGGACCAACGAGCTCGGCTTTGCCGAATGCGCGATGGACCCGGGCGTTTCGGGCGAAGTCTATGCCGTCGCATCGACCGAGGACGCCGAGGGCAATGTCGCCCGCGCGACGCAATCGGTGTGGCTCGCGGGCGAGGACGACTGGTGGTTCGGCGGCGACAATGGCGACCGCATGGACGTGCTGCCCGAGAAGACCGAATATGCCGCCGGCGAAACCGCGCGTTTCCAGGTGCGCATGCCGTTCCGCGAAGCCACCGCGCTGGTGACGATCGAGCGCGAGGGCGTGCTTTCGAGCTTCGTCGTCGGCCTGTCGGGCAAGGACCCGGTAGTCGAAGTGCCGATGCCGGGCGGCTATGCGCCGGATGTCTATGTCTCCGTGCTCGCGGTCCGCGGGCGCGTCGACGGCTGGTCGCTCTGGTCGGCCAATGTCGCGCGCGACTGGAACCTGCCCTTCTTCCGCCGCGACGCCGCCAAGCCGACAGCGACGGTCGATCTTGCCAAGCCCGCCTATCGCCTCGGTATCGCCCGAGTGAAAGTGGGGTGGCAATCGCACCGGCTCGACGTCGAAGTGAAGGCGAACAGCGACAGCTATGCGCCGCGCGATCGGGCGACGGTCGACGTCACGGTGAAAACGCCCGAAGGCAAGCCGGCAAGTTCGGCCAATCTGGCGTTCGTCGCGGTCGACGAGGCATTGCTGCAGCTCGCCCCCAATGACAGCTGGAACGTGCTCGACGCGATGATGGGCGAGCGGCCGCTGTCGGTGCTGACTTCCACCGCGCAGATGCAGGTCGTCGGCAAGCGCCATTACGGCCGCAAGGCAGTCGCCGCGGGCGGCGGTGGCGGCGGGCCTGGAGATTTGTCCGGGCTCAACCGCACCAATTTCGAACCGGTATTGCTGTGGAAAGGCCGTGTCGATCTCGACGCGAACGGCCATGCCCGGCTACAGGTGCCGCTTTCCGACGCGCTGAGTGCGTTCCGGCTCGTCGCGGTCGCGACCGACGGGACACAGCTGTTCGGCACCGGCAGCGCCAGCGTGCGCACGCAACAGGATCTGAGCATCTATGCCGGGGTGCCGCCGATGGTCCGCACCGGCGACAAGTTCAGCGCGATGTTCACGCTGCGCAACGGTTCGGACAAGCCGATGAAGGTGACTGCCAATGTCGCGCTCAGTCCCGCCATCGCCACCGGGCGGCCGCTCACCGTCGATATCCCGGCGGGCGGTGCGGTGCCGGTGTCGTGGAACCTGGTGGCGCCCGATGCCGACGGGCAATTGCGCTGGACGGTCAGCGCGCGCTCGGCCGACGGCAAGGCGACCGACCGTATCTCGGTGACGCAGCAAGTCGCCTGGGCGGTTCCGGTGGAAACCTGGGCGGCGACGCTGGCGCGCGTGGGCGACGGCACCGATTTCCCGGTTACGCCGCCGGCCGGCGCGCTGCCGGGGCGCGGCAGCGTCGACATCCGGCTGACCGACACGCTCAGTCCGCCGCTGGCGGGAGTGCGCGACTATATGATGCGCTACCCGTATAACTGTTTCGAACAGCGGCTCTCGCGCATCATCGTCACCGGCAACGTGCCGGCATGGAATCGCCTCTCGGGCGAAATCCCCGCCTTCCTCGATGATGAGGGGCTGCTGCGCTATTTCGCCTATGAAAATCTGCGCGGGTCCGAGGCGCTGACGGCATATGTCCTTTCGATCACCGCCGAAGCGGGGTTGCCGGTCCCGGCGGATTCGAAGGCGAAGATGATCGCGGCGATGAAAGCGGTGCTCGACGGGCGGCTGCGGCACGAGGACTATGGCGATGTCCGGCTCCAGCGGATCGCCGCCTTCGCCGCGCTGGCGCGCAACGGCGAAGCGACTCCGGCGATGCTCGGCCAGATCGGCATGACACCCGCCGACATGCCCACCTCTACGCTCGCCGATTATCTGATGGCGCTGGGCAAGGTCCCGGGTCTGGCCAACGGCGCGCAGCTGCGCGCGGCGGGCGAGGCCGAGCTGCGCAAGCGGCTCGTCTATGAAGGTACGCGGATCGACCTGAGCGACAAGGGCGCCATGCCCTGGTGGCTGATGGCATCGAACGACCAGGCCGCGATCAAGGCGCTGCTCGCGGCGCTCGGCCGGCCCGGCTGGCAGGAGGAAATGGCCAAGATGATGGTCGGCGTGTCGATGCGCCAGCAGCGCGGCCACTGGGATACGACGACGGCCAATGCCTGGGGCGCGGTCGCGGCGCGCAAGTTCGACGCCGCCTATCCGGCGAGCGCGGTGCAGGGCACGACCGTAGCGCGCTTCGGCAGCGGCACGCGCCGCCTCGAATGGCCGCTGGCGGAGCCGCAACGCGCGTTCAGCCTGCCGCTGCCGAACAGTGCCACGCCGCTGCGCATGACCCAGACCGGCGGCGCCGGCCCCTGGGCGATGGTGCAGGTAAAGGCCGCCGTGCCGCTGACCGAAGGCGTCAATGCGGGGTACAAGATGACTCGCAAGACCGAAGTCGTGCAGGCATCCGATCCGAACCGGCTGGGCCGCGGCGACGTCGTCAAGGTGACGATCACGGTCGAAGCGAGCGCGGCGCGCAACTGGGTGGTGATCAGCGATCCCGTCCCCGCCGGAGCGCAGGTGCTGGGCGGGTTGGGCGGCCAGTCCGAGCTGCTGCGCGCGCAGGCGGACAGCGGATCGGGCGTCCAGCCGAGCTATGTCGAGCGCGGACAGGAGGCATGGCGCGCCTATTTCCGCTGGGTGCCGCGCGGCAGCTTCACTGTCTCCTATGTGATGCGGCTCAACAATGCAGGGGAATTCCATCTGCCGCCGAGCCGCGTGGAAGCGATGTATTCGCCCGAAATCTTCGCGGCATTGCCCAACCAGACCGTGACCGTCGCACAAAGATGA
- the pbpC gene encoding penicillin-binding protein 1C, whose protein sequence is MLVLTGFVTAYWATLPPALPGYAAVRDHWAPSESWLYDRNGELLDSARVDFQARRLAWTPLDKISPAARDVLMHAEDKRFHWHGGVDWIAIGGAIRDRIEGRRVRGASTISMQVAAYLSPELAAPGSRGIRDKLRQIRAGMALDGGWTKDQILEAYLNLAGFRGEAQGIGAAALGLFGKSPAALTRDDALLLAALLPDPGADAPAIAARACALSQEEDCSRFAGAAASMLGPARSLQLDPGLAPHLTTRLLREPGMRVTTTLDKQFQEIATTALRRQLQGLGGSRARDGAVIVVDNESGDVLAYVGGVGGASTAPAVDGASSYRQAGSTLKPFLYAMAIEKGYLTAASILDDSPVQLDTASGLYVPQNYDRAFKGPVTARSALAGSLNVPAVRTLLLTGVEAFRDRLWDTGYRGLTEDGQYYGFSLALGSAEVTLMEQVAAFRSLARGGRWAPLRLTEEDPHPEDRAITTPQAAWIVGDMLSDPNARAVTFGLDSALRLPFWAAAKTGTSKAMRDNWCIGFSDRYTVGVWVGNLEGDPMRAVSGTSGAAPVWRDVMLGIHDGRPGHRPDRPEGVEAQRVTFAQHIEQPRTEYFLKGTGFATVAVAPPESRRPRIINPVSGSVYALDPDIPIDRQRLAITVSGEVTGHRLELDKRDLGSADGKPLILTPPGRHRLRLIDLSGNVVDQVLFTVR, encoded by the coding sequence ATGCTGGTGCTGACGGGGTTCGTCACGGCATATTGGGCGACGCTGCCGCCCGCGCTGCCCGGCTATGCCGCGGTGCGCGACCATTGGGCGCCTTCGGAAAGCTGGCTCTACGATCGCAACGGCGAATTGCTCGACAGCGCGCGCGTCGATTTCCAGGCGCGTCGCCTCGCCTGGACGCCGCTCGACAAGATTTCGCCCGCCGCGCGCGACGTGCTGATGCATGCCGAGGACAAGCGGTTCCATTGGCATGGCGGCGTCGACTGGATCGCGATCGGCGGCGCCATCCGCGACCGGATCGAGGGGCGACGCGTGCGCGGCGCGAGTACCATTTCGATGCAGGTCGCCGCGTATCTGTCGCCCGAACTCGCCGCACCCGGATCGCGCGGCATACGCGACAAGTTGCGTCAGATCCGCGCGGGGATGGCGCTCGACGGCGGCTGGACCAAGGATCAGATTCTCGAAGCCTATCTGAACCTCGCCGGGTTTCGCGGCGAGGCGCAGGGGATCGGCGCGGCGGCGCTCGGCCTGTTCGGCAAGAGCCCGGCAGCACTGACACGCGACGACGCGCTGCTGCTTGCCGCACTGCTCCCCGATCCCGGTGCGGACGCCCCCGCCATCGCCGCGCGTGCCTGCGCGCTGTCGCAGGAAGAGGATTGTTCGCGCTTTGCCGGTGCCGCCGCCTCGATGCTCGGCCCCGCGCGCAGCCTCCAGCTTGATCCCGGACTCGCGCCGCATCTTACGACGCGGCTGCTGCGCGAGCCGGGGATGCGAGTCACCACGACGCTCGACAAGCAGTTCCAGGAAATCGCCACCACTGCGCTCAGGCGCCAGCTTCAGGGGCTCGGCGGGAGCCGCGCGCGCGACGGCGCGGTGATCGTGGTCGATAACGAGAGCGGCGATGTGCTCGCCTATGTCGGCGGGGTCGGCGGCGCTTCCACTGCACCCGCTGTGGACGGCGCGTCGAGCTATCGCCAGGCGGGATCGACGCTCAAGCCGTTCCTCTACGCGATGGCGATCGAGAAAGGCTATCTCACCGCCGCCTCGATCCTCGACGATTCGCCGGTGCAGCTCGACACGGCGTCGGGCCTCTATGTGCCGCAGAATTACGACCGCGCATTCAAGGGGCCGGTGACGGCGCGCTCGGCGCTCGCCGGATCGCTCAACGTGCCCGCGGTGCGCACACTGCTCCTGACCGGCGTCGAGGCGTTTCGCGACCGGCTATGGGATACCGGCTATCGCGGCCTGACCGAGGACGGGCAATATTACGGCTTCTCGCTCGCGCTGGGATCGGCGGAAGTCACGCTGATGGAGCAGGTCGCGGCGTTCCGCAGCCTCGCGCGCGGCGGGCGCTGGGCGCCGCTGCGGCTGACCGAGGAGGATCCGCATCCCGAAGACCGCGCGATCACGACGCCGCAGGCGGCCTGGATCGTCGGCGACATGCTGTCCGATCCCAATGCCCGCGCCGTCACTTTCGGGCTCGATTCGGCGCTGCGCCTGCCCTTCTGGGCCGCTGCCAAGACCGGCACGTCGAAAGCGATGCGCGACAATTGGTGCATCGGCTTTTCGGATCGCTACACGGTCGGCGTGTGGGTTGGGAATCTGGAAGGCGATCCGATGCGCGCGGTATCCGGCACCAGCGGCGCGGCACCGGTATGGCGCGATGTGATGCTGGGTATCCATGACGGCCGGCCGGGCCACCGGCCCGACCGGCCGGAAGGCGTCGAGGCGCAGCGCGTGACCTTCGCCCAGCATATCGAACAGCCGCGCACCGAATATTTCCTGAAAGGAACCGGCTTTGCCACCGTTGCGGTCGCGCCGCCCGAATCGCGTCGGCCGCGTATCATCAATCCGGTATCGGGAAGCGTCTATGCGCTCGATCCCGATATCCCGATCGACCGCCAGCGGCTGGCGATCACCGTATCAGGCGAAGTCACCGGCCACCGGCTCGAGCTCGACAAGCGGGACCTGGGATCGGCCGACGGCAAGCCGCTGATCCTCACGCCACCCGGGCGGCACCGGCTGCGGCTGATCGATCTGAGCGGCAATGTCGTCGATCAGGTGCTGTTCACGGTGCGCTGA